A window of Octopus sinensis unplaced genomic scaffold, ASM634580v1 Contig18453, whole genome shotgun sequence contains these coding sequences:
- the LOC115231409 gene encoding N-alpha-acetyltransferase 50-like, translating to MYVHLDSIVSLFLHAIVVDIRYTNFLVGKLKKLLLSSSNLTEPYVQRTTTLVEWHGSASLSAELLANRLFLVDSYSFSSVLINSDDQSAFPVTYNDKFYKYVLEVGELAKLAYFNDIGVGAVSCRVDNSATQHRLYIMTLDCLFLYGRLGMGTVMLNHVLKICEEDGNFDNVFLHVQLNNVGAIKFYEKFGLEIVEEKKNYYKRIEPADAYVLQKTFTKTKQQQSLRRVEK from the exons atgtatgtacatttagaTTCTATTGTTTCGTTATTTCTTCACGCTATTGTTGTTGATATCCGT TACACAAACTTTCTTGTCGGCAAACTTAAAAAATTACTTCTG TCTTCGAGCAATTTAACCGAGCCGTACGTACAGCGTACTACGACGCTTGTTGAATGGCATGGATCTGCCTCTCTAAGTGCCGAGCTGCTAGCCAACCGTCTTTTCCTGGTTGACTCTTATTCCTTTAGCTCGGTGTTGATCAACTCAGATGATCAGTCTGCTTTTCCtgtaacatataatgataaattcTACAAATATGTCTTGGAAGTGGGTGAATTGGCAAAACTTGCCTATTTCAATGACATTGGCGTTGGCGCTGTTTCTTGCCGAGTGGATAACTCTGCAACACAGCACAGATTGTACATAATGACTTTAGATTGCTTATTTCTATACGGACGGCTGGGAATGGGCACAGTGATGTTGAATCatgttttaaaaatctgtgaagaAGATGGAAACTTTGATAATGTTTTCTTACATGTCCAACTGAACAATGTTGGAGCAATAAAGTTTTATGAaaaatttggattagaaatagttgaagaaaagaagaattactACAAAAGGATTGAACCAGCAGATGCATACGTTCTAcaaaaaacttttacaaaaacCAAACAGCAACAATCTTTACGCCGcgttgaaaaataa